A single window of Sporosarcina sp. FSL W7-1349 DNA harbors:
- a CDS encoding AAA family ATPase, with product MPFTPEQFEEMSGNLGRVKEEIGKFIVGQEEAIEFSLYAILSDGHALLEGLPGLGKTMLIRTISEVLDLSFSRIQFTPDLMPADITGTSILERDEAGGQRFVFQKGPIFSQMVLADEINRATPKTQSALLEAMGEKTVTVLGVTREMARPFFVLATQNPIEMEGTYPLPEAQMDRFICKILLPYPSKAELKEITKRTTGSRQVAISKVMDTETIVRAQEMVKEVVIADEMIEYAVDLVAATQGGGGPAEEWTRFVQYGSGPRGLQSIIRMAKARALMNGRYHVSIADIKTVAKPALRHRILINYDGEAEGIDVDLLIDKLLDEVKQGSAV from the coding sequence ATGCCGTTTACACCGGAGCAGTTTGAAGAAATGAGCGGGAATCTTGGAAGGGTGAAAGAGGAAATCGGGAAGTTCATCGTCGGCCAGGAAGAAGCAATTGAGTTTTCCCTCTATGCCATCCTTTCTGACGGCCATGCGCTGTTGGAAGGGTTGCCGGGACTTGGGAAGACGATGCTCATCCGGACAATTTCCGAAGTGTTAGACCTTTCTTTTTCCCGGATCCAGTTCACCCCGGATCTGATGCCGGCGGACATTACCGGAACGAGCATTTTGGAGCGGGATGAAGCAGGCGGGCAACGATTCGTCTTCCAGAAAGGCCCGATTTTCAGCCAGATGGTCCTCGCGGATGAAATCAATCGAGCCACGCCCAAAACGCAGAGCGCCTTGCTGGAAGCGATGGGGGAAAAGACCGTCACCGTTCTCGGTGTGACACGGGAAATGGCACGTCCCTTTTTTGTTCTGGCGACGCAGAACCCGATTGAAATGGAAGGGACCTACCCATTACCGGAAGCGCAGATGGACCGATTCATCTGCAAGATCCTGCTGCCTTACCCTTCCAAGGCGGAATTGAAGGAAATTACGAAGCGCACGACCGGTTCCCGTCAAGTGGCCATTTCGAAAGTGATGGATACCGAAACAATCGTCCGCGCACAGGAGATGGTGAAAGAGGTCGTCATCGCCGATGAGATGATCGAGTATGCCGTCGACTTAGTGGCGGCTACGCAAGGCGGCGGCGGTCCGGCGGAGGAATGGACACGCTTTGTCCAATATGGAAGCGGACCGCGCGGCTTGCAATCGATTATCCGGATGGCCAAAGCGCGGGCGCTCATGAATGGCCGCTATCATGTATCCATCGCGGATATCAAGACGGTTGCCAAACCCGCCCTTCGCCATCGAATTCTCATCAATTACGATGGAGAAGCGGAAGGAATCGACGTCGATCTTCTTATCGATAAGCTTTTGGATGAAGTGAAGCAAGGGAGCGCCGTGTAA